CGGATAAAAGCAAATGGCCGTCTTTTTTTAAAACCCTTAAAATTTCATCCTTCATGGACAAAATTATATCGTCGAATATATTTGCGATAACAAGGTCAAATTTTTCATCTACGGCTGCAGGCGAATCAGCGACAAAGCAATCAATATCAACATTATTTAATTTCGCATTCTTTTTGCACTCGTCGATGGCAAATTTTTCTATATCAAAACCCACTGCTCTTTTTGCTTTTAGTTTCATGGCTGCAATAGATAAAATCCCGCTTCCTATACCTACATCAAGCACACTTTTGTCTTTTAAGTCGAGTGTCTCCATAACTTCTATGCAGCTAACGGTTGTCTCATGCACACCGGTTCCAAAGGATTTACCTTCAGCGAGCGTAATTTTAATCCTGTCTGTTTTTACATCTTCTGGTGCTATTATGAATTTTTCTCCTATCTCAATAACCTTTGCCTTATCTTTCAATCTCCAACCCATTCATCTCTCCTGATATTTTATTCTCCCATCCACAACTTCCAATTCAAAATCCAAAATTCAAAATTCACAACTCAAGTTTTTCCATTCCCTTCTCATAAATCCTGCTATTTCCTTTAACTTCCAATGTAAGCGGGTCAAAGAAGAGTATCTCTTTTTCTGCCCACTTGGAGATGACTTCTAAGTATTTTGAATCTCTGTCTTTTGAAAGAACAAATGAGCCATTGTTTAAAATCTCTTTGCAGATATTCTCAAATATTTCTATCTCTTCTTTTGGAAACTTACCTTGATGATAGAACATTACTATCTGCGAATAAGCCAAAAACGCCCTATGCTCTAAATACTCTTTAATGCTTTTGTATTTGTCTTTTAACATCATCATTCTTTGTATATCTGGAATACAACCACCAAGATAGTCATAGATGAGATTTATCTCTTCTTCTGTGTATCCTTCAGAACTTAACCACTCTACAACTATACTCTTATCTAAATGGTCAATCTTAAAAAACTCACTTGTCTTCTTTAGCTTTGCATCATTATAAATCCTATCAATAAACACAGTATTTGAGCTTAGGATAACAACATGAGACAGATGTGTCTCTTTTGTTAAAGAGACACAGAAGTTTAAAAACTCTTTTAGAAGCTCTCTTTCTCCATTGATGTAAATCTCTTCTAATGTCTGAATCTCATCAATGATGAGAATTGGTTTTTTATTCTCTTTCTTTACCTTTTTATCTAACTCATCTATTAGAGCATCAAATAAATCCTTTTTTCTCTCTTTTACCTGTTTTAAAATTTCTGCTTTCAATGTAAATACTGCAACAGATACTCCTGCAGAGATACCCTTTTGCATTACATACTCTTCTTCAGGTTTGATGAACGATTCAAGAAATGTCTCATAGCTTGAGATGAGTTTTCTTCTTAGGTTTACATATCTAACCCAATAGTTCCCTTTGGGTTTTAAGTTCTCAAAATCTTCAAACAGCTCCTTTTCAACAACATACTCAATGAGTGTTGTTTTGCCTGAAGATTTTGGGCCATAAACCCAAAGGATTAACTCTGGTAATTGATTGAACCAGTCAAGGAGGAAGTTTATCTCTTTATCTCTGTCTATGAGTTTTTTGTTTCTGAAGGTTCTTGTGTTCATGGGTTGCTCCTTTTAGTCAGTTTGTTTTTATTATACAGGGAGTTTAAAAGAGTTTGCAAGAAAAATGAAAATTTTTAATTTTAAGTAATCTTTCATTCACAAAGCGAAAAACAGCTCATCTATTTATCCAACTCGCTAAAAACTTCGTAATGTATCACTTTCTCTTCAAACTCAAGCAGAAAATCCTTATCTTCTGGATAATACTTAGCCTTTTCGTAATCTTCGCCGGCGAATTTTTTGATAGCATCCAAACTCTCCCAAAATGTGATGAGAGTAAAGTGAGCTTCTTGCTTCTCTTTTCTTCTTAAAAAGATAAGTTTGATAAACCCTTCAGTGTTGGTATAATCCGGTATTGCTTTAGTTTTTAGAAATTCTGAGTATCTCTCATAATCTTCAACCCTTGTCTTTCCATGCCACACCCTTGCTATCATCACAAACTCCTATCTGACTCAAATTTTCTTAACATTTTTATCTCATCTGCCCATATTGAATTATTTGGCGTTTCAAGAATCAAAGGAATATCGTCAAACCGCCTATCTCTCATTAAAAGTTTAAAGGCGTCTATACCTATTTTACCCTTGCCTATGCTTTCGTGTCTATCAACCCTGCTGCCGAGTTCAACCTTAGAATCATTCAGATGAACACCTTTTAGCAACTCAAACCCAACTATCTCATCAAACTTCTCCCATGTTTTAAAAAAGCTCTCCTTATCTCTTATGTCGTATCCTGCAGCAAACATATGGCATGTATCAATACAAACACCGATGCGTTTTTTATCTTTGACCGAATCGATTATATCCCTTAAATGCTCAAACCTATAGCCGATATGCGTTCCATCACCTGCCGTATTTTCAATAACTATAATCACATCTTCCGTCTCTTCGATGATTCTGTTTATGTTTTTGGCAACAAGCTTGATGCACTCTATCTCTGAAATTTTATTCAGATGAGCACCTGGATGAACATTTATCTTGTTCAGCGATAGCTCTTTCACTCTTAATACTTCATCTTTAAACGATTCGAACGACTTTTTAGCGTTCTCTTCAACAACACTGCCCAAGTTTATCAAATAACCCGCATGCGGCAGGATATATTTACTTTCAAAACCCAGCTCTTTGCAATTTTGTTTGAATTTCTCAACGGTATCTTTATCCAAAGGCTTCGCCTTCCACTGTCTCTGGTTTTTTACAAACAGAGCAAAGGCGTCTGCTCCTATCTGCTTTGCCCTAACTGGTGCGTTAAATACGCCACCTGAAGCACTAACATGAGCTCCTATATGTTTCATACTGTCTTCTCTTTTAAAAATCTCTTTATTCCATAAATCAAAAAAGCAAGGTAAACGGGAATTACGACAATAAAGCCAAACCTATACCCTGCTGCAATAATTGACAAGACAGCAAGCAGAACAAACTCAAGAGCAATAAACCTATCAATAATCATTTTAAGCCTTATTCTGCCTATCTTCTTTGGTATGTAAAACAGCAAAGCAATACAGTTTATAAATCCTGTTATCGCCGTTGATATGGCAAGCCCAACGAAACCAAGCCAAAAACCCAAACTTAATGATGAGATTATGGCTGCAATCGATGAGATAACAGATACCCTAAGTGGTGTCTTTGCATCTTTTAAAGAGTAAAACGCATTGTTCAAAATCTTCGAAAATGAGTAAAAGATAAAGCTAACCATCATGATTTTTAAGGCTAATGCTGTGTTTAGGGTGTCTGTGAGTGAAAATTTACCGTGCATAAACAGAATTTCTATGATTTTGTCTGCAAACACGATAAAGTAAATCTCAACGCCTATGGACAAA
This genomic stretch from Hippea alviniae EP5-r harbors:
- a CDS encoding 50S ribosomal protein L11 methyltransferase, which produces MGWRLKDKAKVIEIGEKFIIAPEDVKTDRIKITLAEGKSFGTGVHETTVSCIEVMETLDLKDKSVLDVGIGSGILSIAAMKLKAKRAVGFDIEKFAIDECKKNAKLNNVDIDCFVADSPAAVDEKFDLVIANIFDDIILSMKDEILRVLKKDGHLLLSGVLIEENFKVKRAFEESGLRVLKNIFLEEYTTILLKREEK
- a CDS encoding ATP-binding protein, yielding MNTRTFRNKKLIDRDKEINFLLDWFNQLPELILWVYGPKSSGKTTLIEYVVEKELFEDFENLKPKGNYWVRYVNLRRKLISSYETFLESFIKPEEEYVMQKGISAGVSVAVFTLKAEILKQVKERKKDLFDALIDELDKKVKKENKKPILIIDEIQTLEEIYINGERELLKEFLNFCVSLTKETHLSHVVILSSNTVFIDRIYNDAKLKKTSEFFKIDHLDKSIVVEWLSSEGYTEEEINLIYDYLGGCIPDIQRMMMLKDKYKSIKEYLEHRAFLAYSQIVMFYHQGKFPKEEIEIFENICKEILNNGSFVLSKDRDSKYLEVISKWAEKEILFFDPLTLEVKGNSRIYEKGMEKLEL
- the nfo gene encoding deoxyribonuclease IV, giving the protein MKHIGAHVSASGGVFNAPVRAKQIGADAFALFVKNQRQWKAKPLDKDTVEKFKQNCKELGFESKYILPHAGYLINLGSVVEENAKKSFESFKDEVLRVKELSLNKINVHPGAHLNKISEIECIKLVAKNINRIIEETEDVIIVIENTAGDGTHIGYRFEHLRDIIDSVKDKKRIGVCIDTCHMFAAGYDIRDKESFFKTWEKFDEIVGFELLKGVHLNDSKVELGSRVDRHESIGKGKIGIDAFKLLMRDRRFDDIPLILETPNNSIWADEIKMLRKFESDRSL